In a genomic window of Campylobacter showae CSUNSWCD:
- a CDS encoding HepT-like ribonuclease domain-containing protein, whose protein sequence is MSDKKIIYRLELAVEKIDQVFEICKPKGVTAALEDELLAKPAIMKHIDVVYQQFKKLEEAQEYHILDKFKKEDIKGIRDIRNWSSHNYDNIQNEIIEDVIRTDLPNLKENLQKVIKETKQELCEDLQKKIDRFVKKQNILTPQAKSDLGADIQKGYNDLRKNGLELDKSYADKLKGIIKSNSNENVK, encoded by the coding sequence ATGTCTGATAAAAAAATTATATATCGATTAGAACTGGCGGTAGAAAAAATAGATCAAGTATTTGAAATTTGTAAGCCCAAAGGCGTTACAGCAGCACTAGAAGACGAGCTGCTTGCAAAGCCAGCGATAATGAAACATATCGACGTCGTATACCAGCAATTTAAGAAGCTTGAAGAAGCGCAGGAATACCATATATTAGATAAATTTAAAAAAGAAGATATAAAAGGGATAAGAGATATCAGAAATTGGTCTTCTCACAATTATGACAATATACAAAACGAGATCATAGAAGACGTTATACGCACAGATCTTCCTAATCTCAAAGAAAATCTTCAGAAAGTCATAAAAGAAACGAAGCAAGAGCTGTGCGAAGATTTACAAAAAAAGATCGATCGCTTCGTTAAGAAGCAGAATATTTTAACCCCGCAAGCCAAGAGCGATCTTGGGGCAGATATTCAAAAAGGCTACAACGACTTACGAAAAAATGGACTTGAGCTTGATAAATCATATGCAGACAAGCTCAAGGGCATCATCAAAAGCAACTCGAACGAAAACGTAAAATAA
- a CDS encoding type IV secretion system protein — protein sequence MAFEERKIDPNFIFRAERNIKAYMFYTIIALAVVSVSLAVAIALLTPLKETKPVLLKFSDGDSRFVTIDDTSLNVRSNEELLKSILAGYVKNREMINRIDDVERYNEIRTQSSRQVWEAFQSLVSDPNSIYTTKNYFRNIQILNVAVLSQNVATVDFQAEITNPTRTEVSYKKYRSAIEYDFRNQSGTYADTMKNPTGFIVSKYQITQILDEKGSK from the coding sequence ATGGCGTTTGAAGAGAGAAAGATCGACCCAAATTTTATTTTTAGAGCCGAAAGAAACATTAAAGCGTATATGTTTTATACGATCATAGCCCTCGCGGTCGTAAGCGTAAGTCTGGCGGTAGCAATAGCGCTTTTAACGCCGTTAAAGGAAACAAAGCCGGTTTTACTTAAATTTTCAGATGGCGACTCCCGCTTCGTGACTATAGACGATACGAGCCTAAATGTCCGCAGCAACGAAGAGCTGCTAAAAAGCATTTTAGCTGGATACGTTAAAAACAGAGAGATGATAAATCGCATAGATGATGTCGAGCGCTACAATGAGATACGCACGCAAAGCAGCAGGCAGGTATGGGAAGCGTTTCAAAGTTTAGTAAGCGATCCCAACTCGATTTATACGACTAAAAATTACTTCCGCAACATTCAAATTTTAAACGTAGCCGTTTTAAGTCAAAACGTAGCGACGGTCGACTTCCAGGCCGAGATCACAAATCCTACGCGCACCGAAGTAAGCTATAAAAAATACAGAAGCGCGATAGAGTACGACTTTCGCAACCAAAGCGGCACATACGCCGATACGATGAAAAATCCTACCGGTTTTATCGTAAGTAAATATCAAATAACGCAAATTTTGGACGAAAAGGGCTCAAAATGA
- the mobC gene encoding plasmid mobilization relaxosome protein MobC has translation MRKVAAHFIYFTEADARVLKRISQRRNESKSAVVRKLVHVEKYADVLEQIETNNEIISEFLREFGRLGVNLNQIAYHLNANITGPEEAKNDLEKNMRSFAVAIKELSAKMEDLKIKIDVKHTKTPSNEGTKGEENG, from the coding sequence ATGAGAAAAGTAGCCGCGCATTTTATATATTTTACCGAAGCCGACGCAAGGGTACTAAAACGCATATCTCAAAGACGCAATGAAAGTAAATCGGCAGTAGTTCGAAAGCTGGTACATGTAGAAAAATACGCTGACGTGCTAGAACAGATAGAAACGAATAACGAAATAATAAGCGAATTCTTACGAGAATTCGGTCGCTTGGGAGTAAATTTAAATCAGATTGCCTATCATCTAAATGCAAACATTACCGGCCCCGAAGAAGCCAAGAATGACCTAGAAAAAAATATGCGGAGCTTCGCAGTAGCCATAAAAGAATTAAGCGCAAAAATGGAAGATTTAAAAATAAAAATAGATGTCAAACATACTAAAACGCCGAGCAATGAGGGAACAAAAGGGGAGGAAAATGGATAG
- a CDS encoding nucleotidyltransferase family protein has protein sequence MKTTLPDLTKESILAYLSELKPGLEKDGIQKIGLFGSYAKGYAGEDSDIDIVVLADKKDFLDRLHAFKALAYLNDLKEQIAGKFHKSVDICDFYSEQKMQDDKIVRGAIYV, from the coding sequence ATGAAGACGACGTTACCCGATTTAACCAAAGAATCGATACTCGCATATCTATCCGAGCTCAAGCCGGGTCTTGAAAAAGACGGCATCCAAAAGATAGGACTTTTCGGAAGCTATGCCAAAGGTTATGCGGGTGAAGACTCGGATATAGATATAGTCGTTTTGGCCGACAAAAAGGACTTTTTGGATAGACTGCACGCGTTTAAAGCGCTTGCGTATTTAAATGATTTAAAAGAGCAGATCGCGGGCAAATTTCATAAATCGGTAGATATTTGCGATTTCTATTCTGAACAAAAAATGCAAGACGACAAGATAGTGAGGGGAGCGATTTATGTCTGA
- a CDS encoding type IV secretion system DNA-binding domain-containing protein, which yields MARGIIGVIKEWNQNKKKEKLKRELGIDVSQEKPSIKNKTENDVLSKINKINKKADEILMIAEPQIYTLAKENNIACKYGENIIITKDGNASIAVELKGVSYAGISLDDETDYLLNRVMFFTTLKDDVEINLIIKKTKQDYKEYTDKNINPYANEIIKKWETNQDIYAIRYFLIISTMTKNITGLLESFKTKMTSEEGDESNESAKLKQKIELLSDTFSNIKNYFSIYQPRQLSGDEIINFYATYSNAKETNLAYTNELITDSYISSYVEFKKDYIEFYRNDGTTKYARFISVKAYETEQIKSIITSNLIKSNNEFMAMIYLKAYEKRKAIKKIKDTKAFAVELVRQELDQLMELIQADRENLVETSFSVYCLADSLKELENRSNELKNILENQGLNVVRETLNQKALYFSFFPSRGNLNARKKTLNISNLATIANFENEVTGFNQNDWGGEAITTFKHLNGTPYLFNFHWQPDGDRPAGHTMIVGGTGSGKTTLAQFLMTNLFKYPIDIFAMDKLRGMYNFTNYVDGEYHDSESDGFKLNPFSLADTNENRDFLKSWLRFMAEVKNDEHEAINDINNTIDRIYDMKQDGQTLTLSDFIISLPSDNNEKSRLKIRFDNYKGSIFDNKEDALNFTKQLSVLNMDGILQNKKTAGLTAIYIFHKLKNKAKNSADKRGFFCFIDELKDYLQDETMQEKILEAILEVRKIGGVMCMGFQNMSLFNNIERGSSFLDNIANFVIFPTNSEETLAELNAMIGLTPTEAKFLKETNSNARQILLNMKLRNESAKLDIDLSRLGSYLRVFSSSSDNVMLLKQLKNDSPVHWRKHYIEFKGKRS from the coding sequence ATGGCTCGCGGAATAATAGGCGTAATCAAAGAGTGGAATCAAAACAAAAAGAAAGAAAAACTAAAAAGAGAGCTTGGCATTGACGTAAGCCAAGAAAAACCAAGTATTAAAAATAAAACGGAAAACGACGTTTTATCAAAAATCAATAAGATCAATAAAAAAGCGGATGAAATTTTAATGATAGCAGAACCGCAAATTTATACACTGGCAAAAGAAAACAACATCGCCTGCAAATACGGCGAGAATATAATAATCACCAAAGACGGCAACGCAAGTATAGCAGTAGAGCTAAAAGGGGTAAGCTACGCCGGAATTAGCTTAGACGACGAGACGGACTACCTTTTAAACCGCGTTATGTTTTTTACGACTTTGAAAGATGACGTAGAAATAAATTTAATCATCAAAAAAACAAAGCAAGACTACAAAGAATATACAGACAAAAATATAAATCCGTATGCGAACGAGATCATAAAAAAATGGGAAACCAATCAAGATATATACGCTATAAGATACTTTTTAATAATTTCTACGATGACGAAAAATATCACAGGACTACTGGAAAGCTTTAAAACCAAAATGACTAGCGAAGAGGGCGACGAAAGCAACGAAAGCGCAAAATTAAAGCAAAAAATCGAGCTTTTAAGCGATACGTTCTCAAACATCAAAAACTACTTTTCGATTTATCAGCCAAGACAGCTAAGCGGCGATGAGATCATAAATTTTTATGCCACGTATTCAAACGCGAAAGAGACGAACCTTGCATATACGAATGAGCTGATCACAGATAGTTACATAAGCTCATACGTCGAATTTAAAAAAGACTACATAGAGTTTTACCGCAACGACGGCACGACCAAATACGCTAGATTTATCAGCGTAAAAGCCTACGAAACTGAGCAAATCAAGTCGATCATCACCTCAAATTTAATCAAAAGCAATAACGAATTTATGGCTATGATTTATCTAAAAGCCTACGAAAAGCGCAAGGCGATCAAGAAGATAAAGGACACCAAAGCGTTTGCGGTAGAGCTAGTCCGCCAAGAGCTAGATCAGTTAATGGAGCTAATCCAAGCCGACAGAGAAAATTTAGTAGAAACGAGCTTTTCGGTATATTGCCTAGCCGATAGCCTCAAAGAGCTGGAAAACCGCTCGAACGAGCTAAAAAATATCCTAGAAAATCAAGGATTAAATGTTGTCCGAGAAACGCTAAATCAAAAAGCTCTTTATTTTAGTTTCTTTCCTAGTCGCGGAAATTTAAACGCTAGAAAGAAAACGCTAAATATCAGCAACTTAGCCACGATCGCAAATTTTGAAAACGAAGTAACCGGATTTAACCAAAACGACTGGGGCGGCGAAGCGATAACGACATTTAAGCACCTAAACGGCACGCCGTATTTATTCAATTTTCACTGGCAGCCAGACGGCGATCGCCCAGCCGGGCATACGATGATAGTGGGCGGAACCGGAAGCGGAAAGACGACGCTGGCGCAATTTTTAATGACAAATTTATTTAAATACCCGATAGATATATTTGCAATGGATAAGCTACGCGGTATGTATAACTTCACGAACTACGTAGACGGCGAATATCACGATAGTGAGAGCGATGGCTTTAAATTAAATCCGTTCAGTCTAGCTGACACGAACGAAAATAGAGACTTTTTAAAGTCATGGCTACGCTTTATGGCCGAAGTTAAAAACGACGAGCATGAAGCCATAAACGATATTAACAACACGATAGACCGTATATACGACATGAAGCAAGATGGTCAAACGCTAACGCTAAGCGATTTTATTATATCGCTTCCAAGCGACAATAACGAGAAATCAAGACTAAAAATCAGATTTGACAATTATAAGGGTTCGATATTCGACAACAAAGAAGACGCCCTAAATTTTACCAAGCAGCTATCAGTGTTAAATATGGATGGCATACTGCAAAACAAAAAAACCGCCGGACTTACGGCTATATATATTTTTCATAAACTAAAAAATAAAGCCAAAAATAGCGCGGATAAGCGCGGCTTCTTTTGCTTTATAGACGAGTTAAAGGATTATTTGCAGGATGAGACGATGCAAGAAAAAATCCTAGAAGCAATCCTAGAAGTTAGAAAAATCGGCGGAGTAATGTGTATGGGCTTTCAAAATATGAGCTTATTTAACAACATTGAGCGCGGCTCGTCTTTTTTGGACAATATCGCAAATTTTGTCATATTTCCGACCAATAGCGAAGAGACGCTGGCGGAGTTAAACGCGATGATAGGATTAACGCCGACGGAAGCCAAATTTTTAAAAGAGACAAACTCGAATGCGAGGCAAATATTGCTAAATATGAAATTAAGAAACGAGAGCGCAAAGCTGGATATAGATTTATCGAGGCTCGGAAGCTACTTGCGAGTATTCTCGTCAAGCTCGGACAACGTAATGCTTTTAAAGCAGCTTAAAAACGATAGCCCGGTTCACTGGCGAAAACATTACATAGAATTTAAGGGGAAGAGGAGTTAA
- a CDS encoding TrbG/VirB9 family P-type conjugative transfer protein, producing the protein MRNLIKLSIVSALALNLSAAEPQEGLSEEQMNQIRAIMRQTQELVNEQQQNGSMGEDIFNDKNKDVNNNIQSNFKINPLGLYKQRQQPQGAKFNDPNGGQIPEQDVIDFGGAPDGSDRQIGKDELELMKNAIRNQDLKALQQKFHSKKYSGYENTQVVKYQPDKTIKIRTRHAMATTLIFDSEIDNFVLGDQTGFKIEQIPSQPNAIAIIPQLIGIDTSLTIFTGDGKIHTFYIFSTDYKNSSDPSFIVRIKDGETQKAKLAKLEEDGKEYLTIKDGIAELKVKKSDIYSGYTQKAKKENEWLLSAEIFSDKKFTYFKYSKDEMPQIPTIYAVIDKQDSPVETRVIGDYIIAETINPKFTIKSGDSYVCVERKETQAEKLRKEIRKNLNTDEEAVKQRQKENSKTITKNQEKYNESTKKARGF; encoded by the coding sequence ATGAGAAATTTAATAAAACTTTCGATCGTCTCGGCACTTGCTTTAAATTTAAGCGCGGCCGAGCCTCAAGAGGGACTAAGCGAAGAACAGATGAATCAAATCCGCGCCATTATGCGCCAAACGCAAGAGCTGGTAAACGAGCAGCAGCAAAACGGCTCTATGGGTGAAGATATATTTAACGATAAAAACAAAGACGTAAACAACAATATACAATCGAATTTTAAAATAAATCCGCTCGGACTATACAAACAAAGGCAGCAGCCGCAAGGGGCAAAATTTAACGACCCTAACGGCGGGCAAATTCCCGAACAAGACGTAATAGACTTCGGCGGTGCGCCCGATGGTTCGGATAGGCAGATAGGCAAAGACGAGCTGGAGCTTATGAAAAACGCCATCCGCAATCAAGATTTAAAGGCATTGCAGCAAAAATTTCACTCAAAGAAATACAGTGGATACGAAAATACGCAAGTAGTCAAATATCAGCCCGATAAAACCATCAAAATTCGCACGCGCCATGCAATGGCCACTACGCTGATATTTGATAGCGAGATAGATAATTTCGTGCTAGGTGACCAGACTGGCTTTAAAATAGAGCAAATCCCAAGCCAGCCTAATGCTATCGCAATAATCCCGCAACTAATCGGCATCGATACTAGCCTAACGATTTTTACAGGTGATGGAAAAATCCATACCTTTTATATTTTTTCAACGGATTATAAAAATTCAAGCGACCCAAGCTTCATAGTTCGTATAAAAGACGGCGAAACGCAAAAAGCTAAGCTTGCCAAGCTTGAAGAGGACGGCAAGGAGTATTTAACAATAAAAGACGGCATAGCCGAGCTGAAAGTCAAAAAGAGCGATATTTACAGCGGATATACGCAAAAAGCCAAAAAAGAAAATGAGTGGCTGCTATCGGCTGAAATTTTTAGCGATAAGAAATTTACGTATTTTAAGTATTCCAAAGACGAAATGCCGCAAATCCCTACTATTTACGCAGTCATTGATAAACAAGATAGCCCGGTAGAAACGAGGGTAATAGGCGATTACATAATCGCAGAGACTATAAATCCGAAATTTACGATTAAAAGCGGCGATAGCTACGTATGCGTAGAACGCAAAGAAACGCAGGCTGAAAAACTAAGAAAAGAGATAAGAAAAAATTTAAACACCGATGAAGAAGCCGTAAAACAAAGACAAAAAGAGAATAGCAAAACAATAACGAAAAACCAAGAAAAATATAACGAATCCACAAAGAAAGCAAGAGGATTTTAG
- a CDS encoding ATPase, T2SS/T4P/T4SS family encodes MSESIILNNILGVLKPYLTLRANELIFNRPCEINIDYGDHWEMVQDPKLDIKFLNNFLIELATRRNQRFDETHCHLSCELPDPFLRYRVQAQHKSSLFNSDIAICIRIPSKEAFKLESFTLSQNVINEGWTYEKIKELIRDKKNVLLSGGTGSGKTSFLNSLMGEIDPGERVVTIEDSQELRVENVNKTQLAVPKIATEIYSYQVAIDNAMRLRPDRLFLGEIDIRNTFSFLRVNNTGHAGNLSTLHANNPKDAIKAIKTNIILGGGLSSVDDRMLDSLIVTAIDYIIQIARVKNQRVVTDILNLKELDIAKIVA; translated from the coding sequence ATGAGCGAAAGCATAATTTTAAATAATATTTTAGGCGTTTTAAAGCCGTATTTGACCCTGCGGGCAAACGAACTAATATTTAATCGGCCGTGCGAAATAAACATAGACTACGGCGACCACTGGGAAATGGTGCAAGACCCAAAGCTAGATATAAAATTTCTAAATAATTTTTTGATCGAGCTGGCCACTAGAAGAAATCAGCGCTTCGACGAAACGCATTGCCACCTCTCATGCGAACTGCCCGATCCGTTTTTGCGTTACCGCGTCCAAGCGCAGCATAAATCAAGTCTGTTTAATAGCGATATCGCAATTTGTATAAGGATACCCAGCAAAGAGGCCTTTAAACTAGAAAGCTTTACATTAAGTCAAAACGTGATAAACGAGGGCTGGACTTATGAAAAAATCAAAGAGCTGATTCGGGATAAGAAAAACGTACTTTTAAGCGGCGGAACGGGAAGCGGGAAGACCAGTTTTTTAAACTCGTTAATGGGAGAAATAGACCCGGGCGAGCGAGTAGTCACCATAGAGGACAGCCAAGAGCTGAGGGTAGAAAACGTAAATAAAACGCAGCTGGCCGTACCCAAAATCGCCACCGAAATTTACAGCTATCAGGTAGCGATCGATAATGCGATGCGCTTGCGACCCGATAGGCTATTTTTAGGCGAGATAGACATCCGCAATACCTTTTCGTTTTTAAGGGTAAACAACACCGGGCATGCCGGAAATTTAAGTACCTTGCACGCAAATAATCCCAAAGACGCCATAAAAGCCATTAAAACCAATATTATTTTAGGAGGCGGCCTATCAAGCGTGGACGATCGCATGCTAGATAGCCTTATCGTTACGGCGATCGATTACATTATCCAAATAGCCAGGGTTAAAAATCAAAGAGTCGTGACGGATATCTTAAATTTAAAAGAACTGGACATTGCAAAGATCGTAGCATGA
- a CDS encoding DNA type IV secretion system protein ComB10, with translation MKKGKKTLLLSLATLSIISSPLLAEEIFNEAAGQEQQDEQIRNLQNQKNLNHLFENSKFPVDDYIYKAGKKMPSEDGQNLGEILKKLEELEANKKQSGQITPGAPAATPEDMTKEQEQMAQRARDKQEELKAKQESLKQEIRRDNQAAYENKMRELIRAQILANRNNEIKNVNQNSLKYGADGFSNQKSLDVSTNEHRLYRTIRAGRLIPAILTSAISSDLSGIVTAQIEQDIYAAMGRAVLIPRGSKVIGFYTNDTKIGHERLEIRWREIITPQGINIMLTDAMAADNMGMNGVVGAINNKYWERYGIAYSISTITNALLLGIASKMGNSNNSYATEIYSNARSDVSSVVQDIIQQQSQIKPTIEIKSGSRIFLVPTNHMWFAKPKNGEVMMQYFND, from the coding sequence ATGAAAAAGGGGAAGAAAACGCTGCTTTTAAGCCTTGCGACGCTTAGTATAATTTCCTCTCCCCTTTTGGCGGAGGAAATTTTTAACGAGGCGGCCGGGCAAGAGCAGCAAGACGAGCAAATAAGAAATTTACAAAACCAAAAGAATCTGAATCATCTTTTTGAAAATTCAAAATTTCCGGTCGACGATTACATTTATAAAGCCGGAAAGAAAATGCCGAGCGAGGACGGGCAAAATTTAGGCGAAATTTTAAAGAAATTAGAAGAACTCGAAGCTAATAAAAAGCAATCCGGGCAGATCACGCCAGGAGCGCCGGCCGCTACGCCCGAAGATATGACAAAAGAGCAAGAGCAAATGGCGCAGCGCGCTAGAGATAAACAAGAAGAGCTAAAAGCCAAGCAAGAGAGTCTAAAACAAGAAATAAGAAGAGACAACCAGGCCGCCTACGAAAACAAAATGCGCGAGCTAATAAGAGCTCAAATTTTAGCTAATCGCAACAACGAGATAAAAAACGTAAATCAAAACTCATTAAAATACGGCGCCGATGGCTTCTCAAATCAAAAAAGCCTAGATGTCAGCACGAATGAACACAGACTATACCGCACTATTAGAGCCGGGCGGCTGATCCCGGCAATTCTAACAAGCGCGATAAGTTCGGATTTGAGCGGAATAGTAACGGCTCAAATAGAGCAAGACATATATGCTGCTATGGGGCGAGCGGTGCTGATCCCTCGCGGAAGTAAAGTGATAGGCTTTTACACCAACGACACCAAAATCGGGCATGAAAGGCTGGAAATCAGGTGGCGCGAGATAATCACGCCGCAAGGCATTAATATAATGCTAACAGATGCAATGGCCGCCGATAATATGGGAATGAATGGAGTCGTAGGAGCGATAAATAATAAATATTGGGAACGCTACGGCATAGCCTACTCAATTTCAACGATTACGAACGCTTTGCTTTTAGGTATAGCCTCAAAAATGGGAAATTCAAACAACTCTTACGCCACCGAAATTTACTCAAATGCTAGAAGCGACGTAAGCAGCGTAGTGCAAGACATAATCCAGCAGCAAAGCCAAATCAAGCCAACCATAGAAATCAAAAGCGGAAGCCGTATATTTTTAGTGCCTACAAATCATATGTGGTTTGCAAAACCAAAAAACGGCGAAGTGATGATGCAATATTTTAACGATTAA
- a CDS encoding relaxase/mobilization nuclease domain-containing protein gives MARRDWDAFFEELKAIRAGYTRTAKSEHKYVSFGSGAGFSRSHIPFPKNNFAKQSVVKMISNLPKTSIKRCIDYALKNSLDGAAINEKGERVGSDEVLKDWGKDFGDNPNSKDAWHLIFSINEPCDDQQKLRALSESVHNVLGLNFSGHKYAFVLHTHQNNPHVHVVLNKRNSFTNKKIHFDSRSEIREFFDDVRTNFAYSLGARGLKYENKNFLQKDLRLEFNKVKSAVKLEADDYTAKDKINDYYSKMQDKNKQSYDATAGRIEAMNNELAALKKDNEELLRLFMLYTKKRNKRVYKLARELKESNRVIKEKSKAVLSEIDKINKISSQATQLNEMRLAHYKDHSAGLNLLENFSYNYNKIYPKNRGASKADVENYKKVRRAIAIHRGREDDAARKYFEDSLLVTRMLGRNESLFKLTAKLEILDKNLYVLQHSGIIGEEATAFEKRLKSNKEFIADICQKRFDYVGKKLLNSDKIDKDGFLFKEYFKGVSVLGVKPDDRLVKIKNEKRLYKDVLAERSGKTKTQGSRPADQNKFNNELGGRE, from the coding sequence TTGGCAAGACGCGATTGGGATGCGTTTTTCGAAGAACTAAAAGCTATCAGAGCCGGCTATACTCGCACGGCAAAATCGGAGCATAAATACGTTTCTTTTGGAAGCGGCGCAGGATTTTCTCGCTCGCATATTCCTTTTCCTAAAAATAACTTTGCCAAGCAATCAGTCGTAAAGATGATTTCAAATTTACCTAAAACTTCCATCAAGCGTTGCATCGACTACGCTCTTAAAAACTCTCTCGACGGCGCAGCTATCAATGAAAAAGGGGAGAGAGTAGGCAGCGATGAAGTTTTAAAAGATTGGGGCAAGGATTTCGGCGATAATCCAAACTCGAAGGACGCGTGGCATCTAATTTTTTCTATCAACGAGCCTTGCGACGATCAGCAAAAATTAAGAGCTTTGAGCGAGAGCGTACATAACGTATTAGGTCTAAATTTTAGCGGACACAAGTATGCTTTCGTGCTACACACCCATCAGAATAATCCGCACGTGCACGTGGTTTTAAATAAACGAAATAGCTTTACCAATAAAAAAATCCACTTTGATAGCAGAAGCGAAATCAGAGAGTTTTTTGACGACGTGCGGACGAATTTCGCTTACTCTCTCGGAGCTCGTGGGCTAAAATACGAGAATAAAAATTTCTTGCAAAAGGATTTAAGGCTCGAATTTAACAAAGTAAAATCCGCCGTGAAGCTGGAAGCGGACGACTATACGGCAAAAGATAAAATAAACGACTATTATTCAAAAATGCAGGATAAAAATAAGCAAAGCTATGACGCTACGGCAGGGCGAATTGAAGCTATGAATAACGAGCTTGCCGCGCTTAAAAAAGATAACGAAGAGCTCTTACGGCTCTTTATGCTTTATACTAAAAAGCGAAATAAACGGGTATATAAGCTCGCTCGTGAGTTAAAAGAAAGTAACCGAGTCATCAAAGAAAAGAGCAAGGCCGTGCTATCTGAAATCGACAAAATAAATAAAATTTCCAGTCAAGCTACGCAGCTTAACGAGATGCGATTGGCTCACTATAAAGACCACTCCGCAGGGCTAAATTTACTTGAAAATTTTAGCTACAACTACAATAAAATTTATCCGAAAAATAGGGGCGCGAGCAAGGCCGATGTCGAAAATTATAAAAAAGTGCGACGCGCTATCGCTATTCATCGCGGCCGCGAGGACGATGCGGCTAGGAAGTATTTCGAGGATAGCCTGCTAGTTACTCGCATGCTCGGGCGTAACGAAAGTCTTTTTAAATTAACCGCAAAGCTTGAAATTTTAGATAAAAACCTTTACGTCTTGCAGCACTCGGGCATAATCGGCGAAGAGGCTACCGCTTTTGAAAAAAGGCTAAAAAGCAATAAGGAATTTATCGCGGATATTTGTCAAAAACGCTTCGACTACGTCGGCAAAAAGCTTTTAAATAGCGATAAAATCGATAAGGACGGTTTTTTGTTCAAAGAATATTTTAAAGGCGTATCGGTGCTGGGCGTTAAGCCTGACGATCGTCTAGTAAAAATCAAAAACGAAAAGAGGCTTTATAAAGACGTCTTGGCTGAACGATCCGGTAAGACTAAAACTCAGGGTTCTCGCCCGGCGGATCAAAATAAATTTAATAATGAACTTGGCGGTCGAGAGTAG